The following coding sequences lie in one Phaenicophaeus curvirostris isolate KB17595 chromosome 5, BPBGC_Pcur_1.0, whole genome shotgun sequence genomic window:
- the BTBD6 gene encoding BTB/POZ domain-containing protein 6 isoform X2, which translates to MAAELYPAGTDTTNLAHSNNTANSKKNALQLQHSAQPPPPPQLHNINNNNLESSNWQSFHPTLRERNALMFNNELMADVHFVVGPPGASKKVPAHKYVLAVGSSVFYAMFYGDLAEVKSEIHIPDVEPAAFLILLKYMYSDEIDLEADTVLATLYAAKKYIVPALAKACVNFLETSLEAKNACVLLSQSRLFEEPELTQRCWEVIDAQAEMALKSEGFCEIDQQTLEIIVTREALNTKEVVVFEAVLNWAEAECKRQGLPVTPRNKRSVLGKALYLVRIPTMTLEEFANGAAQSDILTLEETHNIFLWYTAANKPKLEFPLTKRKGLVPQRCHRFQSSAYRSNQWRYRGRCDSIQFAVDKRIFIAGLGLYGSSCGKAEYSVKIELKRLGVVLAQNLTKFTSDGSSNTFSVWFEHPVQVEQDTFYNVSAILDGNELSYFGQEGMTEVQCGKVTFQFQCSSDSTNGTGVQGGQIPELIFYA; encoded by the exons ATGGCTGCAGAACTTTACCCCGCCGGCACCGACACCACCAACCTCGCCCACAGCAACAACACCGCCAACAGCAAGAAGAACgccctgcagctccagcacagCGCCcagccgcccccgccgccccagCTCCACAacatcaacaacaacaacttGGAGAGCTCCAACTGGCAGTCCTTCCACCCGACGCTGCGGGAGAG GAACGCGCTCATGTTCAATAACGAACTCATGGCCGACGTCCACTTCGTCGTGGGCCCGCCGGGGGCGTCCAAGAAAGTTCCTGCCCATAAG TACGTTTTGGCCGTGGGTAGCTCCGTCTTCTACGCGATGTTTTATGGCGATCTCGCCGAGGTCAAATCCGAAATCCATATACCAGATGTGGAACCTGCAGCCTTTCTAATCCTATTAAA ATACATGTACAGTGATGAAATAGACCTGGAAGCCGACACGGTTCTGGCTACGCTCTACGCTGCCAAGAAGTACATCGTGCCGGCTCTAGCAAAGGCTTGCGTCAATTTTTTGGAGACCAGTTTAGAAGCAAAGAACGCGTGTGTCCTGCTGTCTCAGAGCAGGCTCTTCGAGGAGCCGGAGCTGACGCAGCGCTGCTGGGAGGTGATTGATGCTCAAGCAGAGATGGCACTAAAGTCAGAGGGCTTCTGCGAGATCGATCAGCAGACTCTAGAGATCATTGTGACCCGGGAGGCGCTCAACACCAAGGAAGTGGTAGTTTTTGAGGCTGTTCTCAACTGGGCAGAGGCTGAATGCAAAAGGCAAGGACTGCCGGTTACGCCCCgcaacaagaggagcgtcttaGGGAAAGCTCTGTACTTGGTGCGGATCCCGACCATGACTTTGGAAGAGTTCGCCAACGGAGCTGCCCAGTCTGACATCCTCACCCTCGAGGAGACTCACAACATATTCCTCTGGTACACGGCCGCCAATAAACCCAAACTGGAGTTTCCGCTGACGAAAAGAAAAGGACTCGTCCCTCAGCGATGCCACCGGTTTCAGTCGTCGGCATATCGCAGCAATCAGTGGAGGTACCGAGGGCGGTGTGACAGTATTCAGTTTGCCGTAGACAAACGGATATTTATAGCAGGACTGGGATTGTACGGGTCGAGCTGCGGCAAAGCTGAGTACAGCGTCAAAATCGAACTGAAACGCTTAGGTGTTGTCCTTGCTCAAAATCTGACAAAGTTTACCTCCGACGGCTCCAGTAACACTTTCTCTGTGTGGTTCGAGCACCCCGTGCAGGTTGAGCAAGACACGTTTTACAATGTAAGTGCTATCCTCGATGGTAACGAACTCAGTTACTTtgggcaagagggaatgactGAAGTGCAGTGCGGGAAAGTGACATTCCAGTTCCAGTGCTCCTCGGACAGTACTAATGGAACTGGAGTACAAGGAGGACAAATACCTGAGCTCATTTTCTATGCATGA
- the BTBD6 gene encoding BTB/POZ domain-containing protein 6 isoform X1 — protein sequence MPPPHGCLSARIMKCLTFFLLLPETLKKSKKTSRPSGKAPGCSETAPPSLGKKMAAELYPAGTDTTNLAHSNNTANSKKNALQLQHSAQPPPPPQLHNINNNNLESSNWQSFHPTLRERNALMFNNELMADVHFVVGPPGASKKVPAHKYVLAVGSSVFYAMFYGDLAEVKSEIHIPDVEPAAFLILLKYMYSDEIDLEADTVLATLYAAKKYIVPALAKACVNFLETSLEAKNACVLLSQSRLFEEPELTQRCWEVIDAQAEMALKSEGFCEIDQQTLEIIVTREALNTKEVVVFEAVLNWAEAECKRQGLPVTPRNKRSVLGKALYLVRIPTMTLEEFANGAAQSDILTLEETHNIFLWYTAANKPKLEFPLTKRKGLVPQRCHRFQSSAYRSNQWRYRGRCDSIQFAVDKRIFIAGLGLYGSSCGKAEYSVKIELKRLGVVLAQNLTKFTSDGSSNTFSVWFEHPVQVEQDTFYNVSAILDGNELSYFGQEGMTEVQCGKVTFQFQCSSDSTNGTGVQGGQIPELIFYA from the exons ATGCCGCCGCCCCATGGGTGCCTCAGTGCCAGGATCATGAAGTGTTtgactttctttcttctgcttccagAGACCTTAAAGAAGTCCAAAAAGACCTCGAGGCCGAGCGGCAAGGCGCCGGGATGCTCTGAGACGGCGCCCCCGTCCCTTGGGAAGAAGATGGCTGCAGAACTTTACCCCGCCGGCACCGACACCACCAACCTCGCCCACAGCAACAACACCGCCAACAGCAAGAAGAACgccctgcagctccagcacagCGCCcagccgcccccgccgccccagCTCCACAacatcaacaacaacaacttGGAGAGCTCCAACTGGCAGTCCTTCCACCCGACGCTGCGGGAGAG GAACGCGCTCATGTTCAATAACGAACTCATGGCCGACGTCCACTTCGTCGTGGGCCCGCCGGGGGCGTCCAAGAAAGTTCCTGCCCATAAG TACGTTTTGGCCGTGGGTAGCTCCGTCTTCTACGCGATGTTTTATGGCGATCTCGCCGAGGTCAAATCCGAAATCCATATACCAGATGTGGAACCTGCAGCCTTTCTAATCCTATTAAA ATACATGTACAGTGATGAAATAGACCTGGAAGCCGACACGGTTCTGGCTACGCTCTACGCTGCCAAGAAGTACATCGTGCCGGCTCTAGCAAAGGCTTGCGTCAATTTTTTGGAGACCAGTTTAGAAGCAAAGAACGCGTGTGTCCTGCTGTCTCAGAGCAGGCTCTTCGAGGAGCCGGAGCTGACGCAGCGCTGCTGGGAGGTGATTGATGCTCAAGCAGAGATGGCACTAAAGTCAGAGGGCTTCTGCGAGATCGATCAGCAGACTCTAGAGATCATTGTGACCCGGGAGGCGCTCAACACCAAGGAAGTGGTAGTTTTTGAGGCTGTTCTCAACTGGGCAGAGGCTGAATGCAAAAGGCAAGGACTGCCGGTTACGCCCCgcaacaagaggagcgtcttaGGGAAAGCTCTGTACTTGGTGCGGATCCCGACCATGACTTTGGAAGAGTTCGCCAACGGAGCTGCCCAGTCTGACATCCTCACCCTCGAGGAGACTCACAACATATTCCTCTGGTACACGGCCGCCAATAAACCCAAACTGGAGTTTCCGCTGACGAAAAGAAAAGGACTCGTCCCTCAGCGATGCCACCGGTTTCAGTCGTCGGCATATCGCAGCAATCAGTGGAGGTACCGAGGGCGGTGTGACAGTATTCAGTTTGCCGTAGACAAACGGATATTTATAGCAGGACTGGGATTGTACGGGTCGAGCTGCGGCAAAGCTGAGTACAGCGTCAAAATCGAACTGAAACGCTTAGGTGTTGTCCTTGCTCAAAATCTGACAAAGTTTACCTCCGACGGCTCCAGTAACACTTTCTCTGTGTGGTTCGAGCACCCCGTGCAGGTTGAGCAAGACACGTTTTACAATGTAAGTGCTATCCTCGATGGTAACGAACTCAGTTACTTtgggcaagagggaatgactGAAGTGCAGTGCGGGAAAGTGACATTCCAGTTCCAGTGCTCCTCGGACAGTACTAATGGAACTGGAGTACAAGGAGGACAAATACCTGAGCTCATTTTCTATGCATGA